A region from the Salicibibacter cibarius genome encodes:
- the era gene encoding GTPase Era — protein MSEYVSGFAALIGRPNAGKSTFLNQVLGQKIAIMSDKPQTTRNKIQAVHTKTDGQIIFVDTPGVHKPKHQLGEYMVKTALDSLSEVDLVLFFIDASEPFGRGEQFILDALQEVKTPVFLIMNKIDKIHPDKVLERIEEYRHYGTFAEVFPVSALRDQNVEPLLEHIYKYLPEGPQYYPEEQITDHPERFIMAEFIREKVLGHTRDEIPHSIAVMIDEVRERENQKTYVQATIIVERKSQKGIIIGRNGSMLKTIGQEARKDIHGLLGTDVYLDLWVKVQKDWRNKSRFLREQGYSDRE, from the coding sequence ATGAGTGAGTACGTTTCAGGGTTTGCAGCTTTAATCGGACGGCCGAATGCAGGGAAATCGACGTTTTTAAACCAAGTGTTGGGACAAAAAATCGCGATTATGAGTGACAAGCCGCAAACGACGCGAAATAAAATTCAGGCGGTACATACAAAAACGGATGGACAGATCATTTTTGTCGATACGCCGGGTGTGCATAAACCGAAGCATCAACTCGGTGAGTATATGGTGAAAACAGCCCTCGATTCATTGTCTGAGGTGGACCTCGTTTTGTTTTTCATCGATGCCTCGGAACCTTTCGGACGGGGGGAGCAGTTTATTCTTGATGCTTTGCAAGAGGTGAAAACGCCGGTGTTTTTGATCATGAACAAAATTGACAAAATCCATCCGGACAAAGTGTTGGAACGGATTGAAGAATATCGGCATTATGGGACCTTTGCGGAGGTATTTCCGGTTTCCGCTCTCCGTGACCAAAATGTGGAGCCGTTGTTGGAACATATTTATAAATATTTGCCGGAAGGTCCGCAGTATTATCCGGAAGAGCAAATCACCGATCATCCGGAACGCTTTATCATGGCGGAATTTATTCGTGAAAAGGTGTTGGGCCATACCCGAGATGAAATTCCCCATTCGATCGCGGTGATGATTGATGAAGTGCGTGAAAGGGAAAATCAAAAAACCTATGTACAAGCAACGATCATTGTCGAACGAAAATCGCAAAAGGGAATCATTATCGGACGCAATGGTTCGATGTTAAAAACGATCGGACAGGAAGCGAGAAAAGATATCCATGGGCTTCTCGGTACCGATGTGTACCTTGACCTTTGGGTAAAAGTACAAAAGGATTGGCGAAACAAAAGCCGCTTTCTTCGGGAACAAGGCTATAGCGACAGAGAATAG
- a CDS encoding cytidine deaminase: METLIQQAKEARDSAYVPYSGFPVGACAKTEAGFFFRGCNIENASYGLSNCGERTAIFNAISAGAKRVKTIAVIADTKEPVSPCGACRQVMAEFMDPEAEVVLANLQGDTKKTTVAALLPGAFEAGDMDE; the protein is encoded by the coding sequence ATGGAAACGTTAATTCAGCAAGCAAAAGAAGCAAGGGATTCTGCGTATGTGCCGTATTCGGGCTTTCCGGTCGGTGCTTGCGCGAAAACCGAAGCCGGCTTTTTTTTCCGGGGATGCAATATCGAAAACGCGTCGTATGGCCTTTCGAATTGCGGGGAGCGTACCGCGATTTTTAACGCGATTTCGGCAGGCGCGAAGCGAGTGAAAACAATCGCGGTGATCGCGGATACGAAAGAACCGGTCTCGCCGTGCGGTGCTTGCCGGCAAGTAATGGCGGAATTTATGGACCCTGAGGCGGAAGTGGTGCTTGCGAATTTGCAAGGGGACACTAAAAAAACGACAGTTGCCGCACTATTGCCGGGTGCATTTGAAGCGGGGGATATGGATGAGTGA
- the glyQ gene encoding glycine--tRNA ligase subunit alpha has product MNVQEVILHLQSYWAKQNCFLMQPYDVEKGAGTMNPMTFLRSIGPEPWNVAYVEPSRRPSDGRYGENPNRLYQHHQFQVIMKPSPNNIQDLYLGSLQALGINPEEHDIRFVEDNWEDATLNAWGLGWEVWLDGMEITQFTYFQQVGGLDADPVAVELTYGIERLCSYIQDKENVFDLEWQDGFTFGDIFYQPEYEQSMYTFKVADHDMLKQLFMTYEKEAERILEEQLVFPAYDYILKCSHTFNLLDAGGAISVTERTGYIGRVRKLAKRCASIHYANREKLGFPLLKEEKEEAK; this is encoded by the coding sequence ATGAACGTTCAGGAAGTTATTTTACACTTGCAATCGTATTGGGCAAAGCAGAATTGCTTTCTTATGCAACCATATGATGTGGAGAAAGGCGCGGGAACAATGAATCCAATGACGTTTCTGCGAAGCATCGGCCCCGAGCCATGGAATGTGGCCTATGTGGAACCATCGAGACGCCCGTCGGACGGCAGGTATGGGGAAAACCCGAACCGTCTTTATCAACATCATCAATTTCAGGTCATCATGAAGCCTTCCCCGAATAATATTCAGGACCTTTATCTTGGAAGCCTACAGGCGCTTGGCATCAATCCCGAAGAACATGATATTCGTTTCGTTGAAGATAACTGGGAAGACGCTACCCTTAACGCCTGGGGGCTAGGTTGGGAAGTCTGGCTCGATGGCATGGAAATTACGCAGTTCACCTATTTCCAGCAGGTCGGTGGCCTTGACGCGGACCCTGTGGCGGTTGAGCTCACTTACGGGATCGAGCGGCTTTGCTCCTATATCCAGGATAAAGAGAATGTGTTTGATCTTGAATGGCAAGATGGATTTACATTCGGGGACATTTTTTATCAGCCGGAATACGAGCAGTCCATGTACACGTTTAAAGTCGCCGATCATGATATGCTCAAACAGTTGTTTATGACGTACGAAAAAGAAGCAGAAAGGATATTGGAAGAGCAGCTTGTGTTCCCTGCTTACGATTACATTTTGAAGTGTTCCCATACCTTTAATCTGCTTGATGCCGGTGGTGCGATATCGGTGACCGAGCGCACAGGTTATATCGGGAGAGTGCGGAAACTTGCAAAAAGATGCGCCTCCATTCATTACGCCAACCGGGAGAAACTTGGCTTCCCGTTATTAAAAGAGGAAAAGGAGGAGGCAAAATAA
- a CDS encoding YqzL family protein, translating into MLNYWKVFALTGDLDAYLMHKEYECTDEWVEPGEEEAASTKRDDEHT; encoded by the coding sequence ATGTTAAATTATTGGAAAGTTTTTGCTCTGACTGGTGACCTCGATGCGTATTTAATGCATAAAGAATATGAATGCACAGATGAATGGGTGGAGCCGGGGGAAGAAGAAGCGGCTTCAACGAAGAGAGACGATGAACACACATGA
- the yqfC gene encoding sporulation protein YqfC, with product MRRLSRQINKWLTKGMEVPADVTMGVPRVTLIGHLHVYIENHRGILSFTPQRILVRLSEGQLEVTGQDLFIKAILPEELVLEGTIEQVTHLGER from the coding sequence GTGAGGCGACTGTCAAGACAGATCAATAAGTGGTTGACAAAAGGGATGGAAGTACCGGCAGATGTCACGATGGGAGTACCGAGGGTAACGCTGATCGGTCATCTGCACGTTTATATAGAAAATCACCGTGGCATTCTTTCTTTTACTCCTCAACGCATCCTTGTCCGTCTATCCGAAGGACAGTTGGAAGTTACGGGGCAAGACCTGTTTATTAAGGCTATTTTGCCAGAAGAGTTGGTTCTTGAAGGAACGATCGAGCAAGTCACACATTTGGGGGAGAGGTGA
- the yqfD gene encoding sporulation protein YqfD, with protein MFKKNPDWLGLVEMKVEGEALEAFINQCVKNNISLTEIRRTSSGTKLQATIRIADVKRLRNVAKMTNVSVRFGKRRGLYLLTRQGQRRFGFIIGILAFCAVLVLLSQMVWRVDIEGASPGIEHEIEAWAADIGLQPGQPQWELPPEAEIQQRVSEEVPGATWIGVERKGTTYQFHVVEQHLAEEEEEVAPRNLVATKNGVIRDIYVEHGRAEVAPNAYVEEGDVLISGLIGREESDAEDMEEIAAIGDVRAETWYRGTIELPLEISGEVFTGERTRSLDVQLFGNEWTFWGQDADRLFERHHVTTDQLRIPLYFTNIPLPVERTSYEEKAVVTRTYEEDELAEIAKQLGERQLLRNLDSEAEILSENILQEQRDSGKVKLSILYEVEEDITREAPITQGD; from the coding sequence ATGTTTAAGAAAAACCCGGACTGGCTAGGCTTAGTAGAGATGAAGGTCGAAGGGGAAGCGCTCGAGGCGTTCATTAATCAATGTGTGAAAAACAATATTTCCTTAACGGAAATCAGGCGGACAAGCAGCGGTACGAAACTGCAAGCTACCATTCGAATTGCAGACGTTAAACGATTGCGCAATGTAGCAAAAATGACGAATGTATCAGTGCGCTTTGGCAAGCGGCGCGGACTTTATTTACTCACCCGGCAAGGGCAACGCCGATTTGGCTTTATTATAGGGATCTTGGCATTTTGCGCTGTTCTTGTTCTTCTTTCCCAAATGGTGTGGCGAGTGGACATTGAAGGTGCTTCCCCGGGAATTGAGCACGAAATTGAAGCGTGGGCAGCCGACATAGGGCTTCAGCCAGGGCAGCCCCAGTGGGAATTGCCGCCGGAAGCGGAGATTCAGCAACGAGTGAGCGAAGAAGTCCCGGGAGCCACGTGGATCGGCGTTGAACGAAAGGGGACTACGTATCAATTTCACGTCGTTGAGCAACATCTCGCCGAAGAGGAAGAAGAGGTTGCACCGCGGAATCTTGTGGCGACCAAAAATGGAGTCATTCGGGATATCTATGTTGAGCACGGACGGGCAGAAGTGGCGCCGAACGCCTATGTGGAAGAAGGAGACGTGCTTATTTCCGGTTTGATCGGCCGTGAAGAAAGTGATGCGGAAGATATGGAAGAAATTGCGGCTATCGGAGACGTTCGGGCAGAAACATGGTATCGCGGAACGATTGAATTGCCTTTGGAAATTAGCGGTGAAGTATTTACGGGAGAACGTACGAGAAGCCTTGATGTGCAGTTATTCGGAAATGAGTGGACATTTTGGGGGCAAGATGCCGACCGCTTATTTGAACGTCATCATGTGACAACGGATCAACTGCGAATCCCTTTATATTTTACGAACATTCCGTTGCCGGTGGAACGAACAAGCTATGAAGAGAAGGCGGTTGTTACACGGACGTATGAGGAAGACGAGCTTGCAGAAATTGCAAAACAATTAGGGGAGCGGCAGTTACTCCGCAACTTGGATAGTGAAGCGGAAATTTTATCAGAAAATATTTTACAGGAGCAAAGGGACAGTGGTAAAGTAAAGTTATCCATCCTTTACGAGGTTGAAGAAGATATCACGAGAGAAGCGCCTATCACACAAGGGGATTGA
- the ybeY gene encoding rRNA maturation RNase YbeY, protein MAVELDIADETATLPETQVALVMNVLQSTCERLGLPADTECSLLFVDANMIQTLNRDYRGKDAVTDVLSFALNDEDEEAMDTDPADHMLGDIVVCVERARYQAEEYDHSLERELCFLAIHGLLHLLGYDHGTADEEREMFTLQEELLRAYGLERET, encoded by the coding sequence ATGGCGGTTGAACTTGATATTGCGGATGAGACAGCGACACTGCCGGAAACGCAGGTGGCGCTAGTCATGAATGTATTACAATCAACGTGTGAACGCCTCGGACTGCCCGCGGACACAGAGTGTTCATTGCTGTTCGTAGACGCGAATATGATTCAGACATTAAATCGTGATTATCGGGGCAAAGATGCTGTAACGGACGTTTTGTCTTTTGCCTTAAATGATGAGGATGAAGAGGCAATGGATACCGATCCTGCTGATCATATGCTTGGAGATATCGTTGTTTGCGTCGAGCGGGCGAGATATCAAGCGGAAGAATATGACCATTCCTTGGAGCGCGAGCTTTGTTTTTTAGCCATTCATGGCTTGCTTCATTTGCTCGGTTACGATCATGGGACGGCCGATGAGGAACGAGAGATGTTCACGTTGCAGGAGGAATTGTTGAGGGCTTATGGACTGGAGAGAGAAACGTAA
- a CDS encoding diacylglycerol kinase family protein has translation MDWREKRKQKGVRRLFFSFVFASRGLWYVLKNEQNMVIHMAIASAILVLGFVFGISPIEWAILLVVIGGVITFELVNTAIERVVDLVSEDYHPLAKIAKDVAATAVFVYSLIAVVVGIIIFYQPLLELLGIK, from the coding sequence ATGGACTGGAGAGAGAAACGTAAACAAAAAGGGGTTCGCCGCTTATTTTTTTCCTTTGTTTTTGCAAGCCGGGGCTTATGGTATGTGCTCAAAAATGAACAAAACATGGTTATTCATATGGCGATCGCGAGCGCCATTCTTGTGCTCGGATTCGTTTTCGGAATAAGTCCCATCGAATGGGCAATTCTCCTTGTTGTGATTGGCGGAGTGATTACGTTTGAACTGGTCAACACAGCGATTGAACGCGTCGTAGATTTGGTGAGCGAAGACTATCATCCGCTTGCGAAAATCGCAAAAGATGTAGCCGCGACCGCTGTATTTGTCTATAGCTTAATCGCGGTCGTCGTCGGTATCATTATTTTTTATCAACCGTTGCTTGAACTTTTAGGGATAAAATAA
- a CDS encoding PhoH family protein, whose translation MTDRKVIDLHVQDTAELQTLFGPNDVHIKRAEEQLQVSIVIRGEALVVSGNGESIATIERVFAQLLQLVRRGTVLGERDIIYAIQLDGQGQLDKLNHIYQETIATNAKGKPITVKTLGQQDYVSAIRNYDMVFGLGPAGTGKTFLAVVMAVSALKAGSVQRIVLTRPAIEAGENLGFLPGDLKEKVDPYLRPLYDALHDIFGTEHTSRLMERGTIEVAPLAYMRGRTLDDAFVILDEAQNTTPEQIKMFLTRMGFGSTMIVNGDLTQVDLPKGKKSGLRMAIDILKEVNDIAFVYLKGADVVRHTIVQRVLEAYEKFEHDDQSSK comes from the coding sequence GTGACCGATCGAAAAGTCATTGATTTACATGTACAGGATACAGCTGAATTGCAAACGCTGTTCGGACCCAATGACGTTCATATCAAACGCGCGGAAGAGCAACTGCAAGTTTCCATCGTCATTCGTGGCGAAGCGCTGGTAGTGAGTGGAAATGGAGAAAGCATCGCCACGATTGAACGTGTATTTGCCCAGTTATTGCAACTTGTACGTAGAGGCACAGTGCTCGGTGAGCGTGATATTATTTACGCGATCCAACTGGACGGACAAGGACAGTTGGACAAGTTAAACCATATTTATCAAGAAACGATCGCCACCAATGCCAAAGGCAAACCGATAACGGTGAAAACGCTCGGGCAACAAGATTATGTGAGCGCCATCCGCAATTATGACATGGTGTTTGGGCTCGGTCCCGCCGGCACCGGCAAAACGTTTTTGGCGGTCGTGATGGCGGTGTCCGCTTTAAAGGCGGGCAGTGTGCAACGGATCGTTCTTACTCGGCCGGCGATTGAAGCCGGAGAAAATCTGGGATTTCTCCCCGGAGATCTGAAAGAAAAAGTCGATCCTTATTTGCGGCCGCTATATGATGCGCTCCATGATATTTTTGGTACCGAACATACATCGCGATTGATGGAACGAGGAACGATAGAAGTTGCTCCCCTTGCTTACATGCGAGGTCGTACGCTCGATGATGCGTTTGTCATTCTTGATGAAGCCCAAAACACTACTCCAGAACAGATTAAAATGTTTCTGACACGAATGGGGTTTGGGTCTACAATGATCGTGAACGGCGATTTAACACAGGTCGATTTGCCAAAAGGAAAAAAATCGGGCTTACGTATGGCGATCGACATCCTCAAAGAGGTGAATGACATCGCTTTTGTATATTTGAAAGGGGCCGACGTTGTTCGCCATACGATCGTGCAACGTGTACTCGAGGCCTATGAGAAGTTTGAACACGACGATCAATCTTCAAAGTGA
- a CDS encoding HD family phosphohydrolase has protein sequence MTANKNKKRKLQTPGTRYRSVRVGLFLLLGILLYISMFDNVRPEQLDVSLSEPAPEDIRSPITVEHEALTAEREKAALDELDPSYVHRHDYVLMQTEKINTIFELAAEFQAEDDESQAEQLQETLEEEMDQRLPEETLEILLNESEEQLMIGRDAARNAVHEVMNEELVVDDVPAAREEAEERVSMSMGNTQLQNASAEIASRMVTANYIYDDENTAERREEALDEVEPVLIREGELLAEEGEIIDAGIYEQLDLTGLLDDDFSLFPYLGLLLFVGMIVTMVAFYATQTSSPLRYSNQALFLYVLVFFIMLATMKIMSVLNLFDMEGILWLTPIALGTMLLAQLLSYRVALYTAVLLALVGSVIFNAEATGNFHATFMVYALFSGLAGVFFLGKTPQVAKILQSGVFIALMNALTVTAFYFLSNVPLALESYGIEIGFAVGSGFLAAVLTLGLMPFFETGFNILSKTKLIELSNANQPLLRKILLEAPGTYHHSVMVANLSEAACEAIGTNGLLARVGAYYHDLGKTKHPHYFIENQMKIGNPHDRLSPDVSKQIIIDHPYDGARMLEAHNFPKQIVDFAKEHHGTSLVKYFYHKAKEKGMEPDEADYRYPGPKPRFKESAVLGIADSVEAAVRSMDAPTGEKIEKLVNGIIRDKLVDGQFDECNLTMKELSSVANAMCETLQGTFHSRIEYPENSESEKEKSANGG, from the coding sequence ATGACAGCAAATAAAAATAAAAAGCGGAAATTGCAAACACCCGGGACTCGCTATCGCAGCGTGCGTGTGGGTTTATTTTTACTGCTTGGCATTCTTCTTTATATATCCATGTTTGACAACGTTCGGCCTGAGCAACTGGACGTTTCACTCTCCGAACCCGCCCCTGAAGATATTCGTTCCCCTATAACCGTTGAACATGAAGCGCTAACGGCTGAACGCGAAAAGGCAGCATTGGATGAGCTTGACCCTTCGTACGTTCATCGACATGATTATGTACTTATGCAAACGGAGAAAATCAACACGATTTTTGAACTGGCAGCGGAATTTCAAGCGGAAGATGATGAGTCCCAAGCGGAACAATTGCAAGAAACGCTTGAAGAAGAGATGGATCAGAGGTTGCCGGAAGAGACACTTGAAATATTACTGAATGAAAGCGAAGAGCAACTGATGATTGGGCGGGACGCCGCCCGGAATGCTGTCCATGAAGTGATGAATGAAGAACTCGTTGTCGATGACGTCCCTGCTGCCAGGGAAGAAGCCGAGGAACGTGTATCCATGTCAATGGGTAACACACAGTTGCAGAACGCGAGTGCTGAGATTGCCAGCCGAATGGTAACGGCAAATTATATATATGATGATGAAAATACCGCAGAGCGCAGGGAAGAAGCACTTGACGAAGTGGAGCCGGTGCTCATCCGCGAAGGAGAATTGCTTGCCGAGGAAGGCGAGATCATTGATGCGGGCATTTATGAACAGCTGGACTTGACGGGTCTATTGGATGATGATTTTTCCTTGTTTCCTTATTTAGGATTGTTGCTGTTCGTCGGAATGATCGTTACTATGGTCGCTTTTTATGCGACGCAAACGAGTTCACCTCTTCGTTATAGCAATCAGGCGCTTTTTCTGTATGTGCTCGTGTTTTTTATTATGTTGGCAACGATGAAAATCATGAGTGTGCTCAACTTGTTCGACATGGAAGGGATTTTGTGGCTGACGCCGATTGCTCTCGGCACGATGCTCCTTGCCCAATTGCTTTCTTATCGGGTTGCGCTTTATACAGCTGTCTTGTTGGCTTTAGTCGGGAGTGTTATTTTCAACGCGGAAGCAACAGGCAACTTTCACGCTACGTTTATGGTTTACGCGCTATTCAGCGGATTGGCCGGGGTGTTTTTTCTCGGAAAAACGCCGCAGGTTGCCAAGATTTTGCAATCAGGCGTCTTTATCGCTCTCATGAACGCATTAACGGTAACTGCTTTTTATTTTTTAAGCAACGTGCCTCTCGCGTTGGAAAGTTATGGCATTGAAATCGGTTTTGCAGTGGGATCGGGCTTTTTGGCAGCGGTTTTGACCTTGGGCTTAATGCCTTTTTTTGAAACAGGATTTAACATCCTTTCAAAAACGAAATTAATCGAACTTTCGAATGCCAACCAGCCATTGTTAAGAAAAATCCTTTTGGAAGCTCCCGGCACTTACCATCATAGCGTCATGGTGGCCAACCTTTCGGAAGCGGCTTGCGAGGCGATCGGCACCAATGGCTTGCTCGCGCGTGTCGGTGCGTATTATCATGATCTTGGAAAAACGAAACATCCGCATTATTTCATTGAAAACCAAATGAAAATCGGCAACCCGCACGACCGCCTTTCTCCGGATGTGAGCAAGCAGATTATTATTGATCACCCTTATGACGGCGCGCGCATGTTGGAAGCGCACAATTTTCCGAAGCAAATTGTTGATTTCGCCAAAGAACACCATGGAACGTCGTTGGTGAAATATTTTTACCATAAGGCAAAAGAAAAGGGTATGGAACCGGACGAAGCGGATTATCGTTATCCCGGTCCAAAACCTCGGTTTAAGGAAAGCGCGGTGCTCGGGATCGCGGATAGCGTGGAAGCGGCGGTCCGTTCCATGGATGCGCCGACAGGGGAGAAGATCGAAAAACTTGTCAATGGTATTATTCGTGACAAGCTGGTCGATGGGCAATTTGATGAATGTAACCTTACGATGAAAGAATTATCGTCTGTCGCCAATGCGATGTGCGAGACGTTGCAGGGAACGTTTCATTCCCGAATTGAATATCCCGAAAACAGCGAAAGTGAAAAGGAGAAATCAGCGAATGGCGGTTGA
- the floA gene encoding flotillin-like protein FloA (flotillin-like protein involved in membrane lipid rafts): MPTEIIALVAIAAVVIVFGILFTFIPVGLWIAAWAANVKIGIFQLVGMRLRRIVPKRVVNPLVKAKKAGLDLKLNKLEGHYLAGGNVDRVVNALIAAHRANIELTFERGAAIDLAGRDVLEAVQMSVNPKVIETPFIAGVAMDGIEIKAKSRITVRANIDRLVGGAGEETIIARVGEGIVSTIGSNDDHKAVLENPDMISQTVLSKGLDSGTAFEILSIDIADIDIGKNIGAELQTDQAEADKKIAQAKAEERRAMAVAQEQEMNARVEEMRARVVEAEAEVPKAMAEALRSGNLGVMDYYNLQNVEADTDMRKHIGKATDEDDESIRDPHKGLD, from the coding sequence GTGCCAACAGAAATCATTGCACTCGTAGCAATTGCCGCTGTCGTTATCGTTTTCGGGATTCTCTTTACGTTTATTCCGGTTGGTCTATGGATTGCTGCTTGGGCTGCCAACGTAAAGATCGGGATTTTCCAACTGGTCGGTATGCGTTTGCGGCGCATTGTGCCGAAACGTGTCGTCAACCCGTTGGTAAAAGCTAAAAAGGCGGGTTTGGATTTAAAACTGAACAAACTGGAAGGCCACTATCTGGCGGGCGGGAACGTTGACCGTGTCGTTAATGCTTTAATTGCCGCTCACCGTGCCAATATTGAATTGACATTTGAGCGTGGGGCAGCGATTGACCTCGCCGGGCGTGACGTCCTTGAAGCCGTTCAAATGAGCGTTAACCCGAAAGTGATTGAAACACCTTTCATTGCTGGTGTTGCGATGGACGGGATTGAAATTAAAGCAAAATCCCGCATTACCGTACGGGCAAACATTGACCGCCTCGTCGGGGGTGCCGGTGAAGAAACAATCATCGCCCGTGTCGGTGAAGGGATCGTTTCCACCATTGGTTCCAATGATGACCATAAGGCAGTGCTTGAGAATCCGGATATGATTTCACAAACGGTTTTGAGTAAAGGCCTTGATTCCGGTACAGCTTTTGAGATCCTTTCCATCGATATTGCCGATATCGATATCGGCAAGAATATTGGTGCCGAATTGCAGACGGATCAAGCAGAAGCTGACAAGAAAATCGCGCAGGCAAAAGCGGAGGAACGCCGTGCCATGGCTGTAGCGCAAGAACAAGAAATGAATGCCCGCGTCGAAGAAATGCGCGCCAGGGTCGTCGAAGCCGAGGCAGAAGTGCCAAAAGCAATGGCGGAAGCGCTGCGTTCCGGAAACTTGGGCGTAATGGATTATTACAATTTGCAGAATGTGGAAGCAGATACCGATATGAGGAAGCACATCGGTAAAGCGACCGACGAAGACGATGAAAGTATCAGGGATCCCCACAAAGGTCTGGACTAA
- the recO gene encoding DNA repair protein RecO: MLEKHEGLVIRAVSYGEANIILTVFTKERGKIALMARGAKKTTSRFAAVSQLFSYGLFHFHYRPSSMSTLSQGEVLESFSQVRADIEKTAYAAYVCELLDGVTTDHEASPSLFTLVLTVLRFLENGEDAEVLLRMVELKLTKTAGIKPELDRCVNCGITAGDFSFSVKEAGFLCETCSKFDTHRFLLTSRQVQLMRTLYYIEPERLGQIRVKPETKTVLHHLLESYYDTYSGLMLKSKRFLDQWQQWKP, from the coding sequence ATGCTTGAAAAACACGAAGGGCTTGTTATACGTGCGGTTTCCTACGGAGAGGCTAATATTATCCTCACGGTTTTCACAAAAGAGCGTGGAAAAATCGCGTTGATGGCACGCGGCGCAAAAAAAACAACCAGTCGCTTTGCGGCAGTTAGCCAATTGTTTTCATATGGACTATTTCATTTTCATTACCGGCCTTCTTCGATGAGCACCCTCTCGCAAGGGGAAGTTTTGGAATCGTTCAGCCAAGTGCGGGCGGATATAGAAAAAACTGCGTATGCCGCTTATGTCTGTGAATTGCTCGATGGGGTGACGACGGATCATGAAGCAAGCCCTTCCCTGTTTACGCTCGTTCTTACAGTTTTGCGCTTTCTGGAAAATGGAGAAGATGCTGAAGTTCTGCTTCGAATGGTTGAGTTAAAACTAACGAAAACGGCCGGAATTAAACCTGAGTTGGATCGGTGTGTGAATTGCGGGATAACCGCGGGAGATTTTTCATTTTCCGTAAAAGAAGCCGGTTTTCTTTGTGAAACGTGTAGCAAATTTGATACACATCGGTTTTTGTTAACGTCGAGACAAGTTCAATTGATGAGAACGCTTTACTATATCGAGCCCGAGCGGCTTGGACAGATTCGTGTGAAACCTGAAACGAAAACTGTGCTTCATCATCTTCTCGAATCGTATTACGATACATATTCAGGATTAATGCTAAAGTCCAAACGGTTTCTGGACCAGTGGCAACAATGGAAACCTTGA